One genomic window of Arachis hypogaea cultivar Tifrunner chromosome 8, arahy.Tifrunner.gnm2.J5K5, whole genome shotgun sequence includes the following:
- the LOC112707012 gene encoding vascular-related unknown protein 1 isoform X1 has protein sequence MMEHSLNPSMGKEAVSDEESGWTSYFQDLSQGMVIKEQSYCLSFGGGSSLVSDASSSSAAAWKKFSSIQQDNNHDHNHHLTSCSSVIRKPSSLPKKLCFKKTRAKQISQEGDDPLEDTASSPLNSPKVGDLNSTETISRNIDDYQLGSVGNKGLESELQTNEGGEVSFHGKKNIDECNDLKKRGLCLVPFSMLVNYYG, from the exons ATGATGGAGCATTCTCTGAATCCATCTATGGGGAAAGAAGCAGTCTCTGATGAAGAGAGTGGGTGGACTTCTTACTTCCAAGACTTATCTCAAGGCATGGTGATAAAAGAGCAAAGCTACTGTCTCAGTTTTGGTGGTGGATCCTCTTTGGTCTcagatgcttcttcttcttctgctgctGCATGGAAGAAATTCTCTTCAATCCAGCAGGATAATAATCATGATCACAATCATCACCTTACTTCTTGTTCTTCAGTTATTAGGAAGCCTTCAAGCCTCCCTAAAAAACTTTGTTTCAAGAAAACAAGAGCCAAGCAGATATCACAAGAAGGTGATGATCCCTTGGAAGACACTGCTAGTTCCCCTCTCAATAGTCCCAAG GTAGGAGACTTGAATTCAACAGAAACTATTTCAAGGAATATTGATGATTATCAACTTGGTTCTGtg GGTAACAAGGGATTGGAATCAGAGTTGCAGACAaatgagggtggtgaagtgagtTTTCATGGAAAGAAGAATATTGATGAGTGCAATGATTTGAAGAAAAGAGGGCTATGCTTGGTTCCTTTTTCCATGTTGGTTAATTATTATGGCTGA
- the LOC112707012 gene encoding uncharacterized protein isoform X2, whose product MMEHSLNPSMGKEAVSDEESGWTSYFQDLSQGMVIKEQSYCLSFGGGSSLVSDASSSSAAAWKKFSSIQQDNNHDHNHHLTSCSSVIRKPSSLPKKLCFKKTRAKQISQEGDDPLEDTASSPLNSPKGNKGLESELQTNEGGEVSFHGKKNIDECNDLKKRGLCLVPFSMLVNYYG is encoded by the exons ATGATGGAGCATTCTCTGAATCCATCTATGGGGAAAGAAGCAGTCTCTGATGAAGAGAGTGGGTGGACTTCTTACTTCCAAGACTTATCTCAAGGCATGGTGATAAAAGAGCAAAGCTACTGTCTCAGTTTTGGTGGTGGATCCTCTTTGGTCTcagatgcttcttcttcttctgctgctGCATGGAAGAAATTCTCTTCAATCCAGCAGGATAATAATCATGATCACAATCATCACCTTACTTCTTGTTCTTCAGTTATTAGGAAGCCTTCAAGCCTCCCTAAAAAACTTTGTTTCAAGAAAACAAGAGCCAAGCAGATATCACAAGAAGGTGATGATCCCTTGGAAGACACTGCTAGTTCCCCTCTCAATAGTCCCAAG GGTAACAAGGGATTGGAATCAGAGTTGCAGACAaatgagggtggtgaagtgagtTTTCATGGAAAGAAGAATATTGATGAGTGCAATGATTTGAAGAAAAGAGGGCTATGCTTGGTTCCTTTTTCCATGTTGGTTAATTATTATGGCTGA